In the Bacillota bacterium genome, TGCCGAAATCGGCGAGGTGGTCACCCTCATCGGCCGGCAGGGTGGGGAAGAAGTCACCGTGAACGACATCGCCGGCTGGCTGGACACCACACCGCATGAGGTAACCACCTTGCTCTCGGCGAGGGTGCATCGGGTCATAGTGGATTAGGGTTCCGTCCATCTGCCATCCTGCTTGAGCAGGTTAATCAGCTCCTCCACGCCGCGCTCCTGAGGGATGTTATCTTTCACCAGCTGACGTCCACGATACAGCGCGATTTTGCCCGCAGCCCGTCCCACATAACCGTAGTCCGCATCTGCCATCTCGCCGGGCCCGTTCACGATACAGCCCATCACGGCAATATCCAGCCCCTTGAGATGTTTGGTGGCATTACGAACCTGATTGAGAACGGTAGGAAGGTCAAACTTGGTACGTCCACAGGAGGGACAGGCGATATACTCCACCTGCGTCTTTCGCAGGCCCATCGCCTGCAGGATGTCGTAGCAGACAGGGATTTCATTCACAGGGTCTTCCGCCAGAGATACCCGTATGGTGTCGCCGATGCCTTCCGCCAGCAGCGTGGCGATGCCTGCCGTGCTTTTGATTCGGGCGTAGGTTCCGTCGCCTGCTTCCGTCACGCCCAGGTGAATGGGATAGTCGCGCCCGGTCTCGTCCAGCCGCTTCGCCAGCAGACGGTTTGCCGCCAGCATGATGGGCACGCGGCTGGCTTTCATCGAGATGACGATATCGCGGAAGTCGTACTTCTCGCAAATCTCAATATATTCCATCGCCGACTGCACCATGCCTTCTGGGGTGTCGCCGTAGGTAACCAGCATCCGCTCACTGAGGCTGCCGTGATTGACCCCAATGCGCATGGCGATGCCATGCTTTTTGCACGCCTCGATGACGGGAACCAACGCCTCTTCGATGGCTTGCCGTTCCTGTGCGTGCTCTTCTGGCGTGTAGTCGTCGGCGCGACCGCGCGGCTTGCGGTAAACGAAGAGTCCTGGGTTGATGCGAATCTTGTCCACGTATGGCGCAACTGCCACAGCAATATCTGTGCCCTGATGATGCACATCCGCCACCAGCGGCACACGGTAGCCTTTCTGGATGAGAATATTGCGGATTTCGCCGATGCAGTGTGCCTCCCGCAAGTTGGGTGCGGTGATACGCACGATTTCTGCGCCCGCGTCCCACAGCTGCATCACCTGTTCTGCTGCACGCTGCACATCCCATGTCTCCGCCGTAATCATGGATTGCACCGCGACGGGATGCCCACCGCCAATGGTGACCACGCCCACACGCACCGGGCGGGTCTTACGTCGGGGGTACTCTATTTGCCACATGTTCGCCATCCTGCCTGCGAGGTTTCCATATTATTGTAGCATCCGACGAGGGCAAAAAACAACGGCGGGGGCGATCCCCGCCGTTGTAAAGCCACGCACGCCGGAGTCTAGAACTTCGCGCCAAGGTAGACGGCGAAGCCGTTGTGCTCGTTGTCGGTGCCCGTCAGACCGTTATAGCGCACTTCGACGAAGAGCTGGGTGCCCATGCCCTCGCCGAATGCGAGGTCATAGCCGACACCAACCGTGTATGCGAATCCTGTTTTGGTGTCGCCGCTCACGGGTCGCTTGGAGAAGCCAACACCAACACCTGCCACGTAGTTCAATCCGCCGCCGATCTTGCCCCAGTAGTTGAGCAAGACAGGCACATTGTAAACATCTCCGGAGCCGTAGTAGTCGAGGCTGACGCCGAAGTCTGCCCCGTACCCTTCACTTACTACAACGTCTCGCTGCAGTACGTAATCCACGCCGGCACCGAACCAGGTGTTGGCTTCATCGCGCGAGATGGACTTGCTGGGGAAGAACGCGCCGATGCGCACGCGGAGGTTGTTGCCCTGAGTTTCCCCGCCCCACTGCGCAAATGCGGGCACCGTCCAGACCGCCAGCACCACTGCCGCTGCGAACGTCAACCATGCTCGTTTCATGCGAAACACCTCCTCGTAAAATGAACAGGTTGTTTGTATTATACCTCTTCGTGCGGAAGATGCAACTTTCCTGCACGTTCGGCTAAATAATGGACGTTACCCGTACATCAACAGTTTCGCCGTTTTTTCTTCAGTGAGATGCGCCGACCTCCGCATCGCCTCTTCCCGGCTAGTTCCTTCCGAGACCAGCGCCTCGCAGGCAATCGTTCCGAATCGCCTCAGCCGGGCAAGGTCACCGGCGAATTCGCCACAAACCACAGCCACTGGCACGTGCGCTCGCCATGCTGCGCGGAGCACCCGAAACACCAGTTTGCCGTGCAGGGTGCTGGCATCGAGGCGTCCTTCGCCGGTCAACACAAGGTCTGCAGTAGGTAGCGCATTGTAGAATCCGACCTGCTGCATCACCAGCTCGGCTCCCGAGACGAGTTGCGCCTGTGGAAAATGCGCCAGCAACCCGAACGCCAGTCCGCCCGCTGCCCCTGCGCCCGGTATCCGCGAAAGCCGCTTGCCAACGGCGCGGTGCACGGCTCTCGCCCAGCGGCGCAGATTGCGTTCCAGTTCGGGCAGCTGTTCGGGACGCGCGCCTTTCTGTGGGGCGAAGACGGCAGTGGCTCCCCGCTTGCCCAACAGCGGGTTGCGCACATCCGCCGCCAGCGTCACCGCAACGTCGCCGTGGGTGGGCGGCGCAGGCACTAGCCGATGCAGTCTGGCAAGCCCGACATTGCCTGCGGGAACCGCCTGCCCCGCGCGGTCAAGAAGCTGCCAGCCCAATGCGGTCAGCGCGCCCGCCCCGCCCTCGTTGGTGGCACTGCCGCCCAGCCCGATGACCAGATGTCGCACGCCCAGACCCAGCAGGTGCGCAATCATCTCTCCGACGCCGAAGGTGGTGGTTACCAGAGGGTTCCGTTCCCTTTCCTGCAGCTGCGCCAGCCCGCAGATTTGCGCCATCTCGATGTAGCCCGTGCCGCCGTCTTCGCTGATGCCGTATGGCGCGGCGTGCGGTCGTCCCAAAGCGTCAGAGACCGTGTGGTGGTGTTGTGTACAGACACCCGCGTATGCCAGACACTGCAGCATCCCGTCCCCGCCGTCTGCAAGGGGTTGCAGTATGGTCTGCGCATCCGGCAGGACGCGCCGCACTCCGCGCTCCATCGCTTCTGCCGCCGCGACGGGGTCTAAACTGCCCTTGAAGGCAGTGGGTGCAATCACTATTCGGCGGATGGCACGCATTGGTAGACCACCCACCGTCCGTCTTCCCGCTCGCGCACAGGGCGGCAGGG is a window encoding:
- the ispG gene encoding (E)-4-hydroxy-3-methylbut-2-enyl-diphosphate synthase; amino-acid sequence: MANMWQIEYPRRKTRPVRVGVVTIGGGHPVAVQSMITAETWDVQRAAEQVMQLWDAGAEIVRITAPNLREAHCIGEIRNILIQKGYRVPLVADVHHQGTDIAVAVAPYVDKIRINPGLFVYRKPRGRADDYTPEEHAQERQAIEEALVPVIEACKKHGIAMRIGVNHGSLSERMLVTYGDTPEGMVQSAMEYIEICEKYDFRDIVISMKASRVPIMLAANRLLAKRLDETGRDYPIHLGVTEAGDGTYARIKSTAGIATLLAEGIGDTIRVSLAEDPVNEIPVCYDILQAMGLRKTQVEYIACPSCGRTKFDLPTVLNQVRNATKHLKGLDIAVMGCIVNGPGEMADADYGYVGRAAGKIALYRGRQLVKDNIPQERGVEELINLLKQDGRWTEP
- a CDS encoding glycerate kinase — protein: MRAIRRIVIAPTAFKGSLDPVAAAEAMERGVRRVLPDAQTILQPLADGGDGMLQCLAYAGVCTQHHHTVSDALGRPHAAPYGISEDGGTGYIEMAQICGLAQLQERERNPLVTTTFGVGEMIAHLLGLGVRHLVIGLGGSATNEGGAGALTALGWQLLDRAGQAVPAGNVGLARLHRLVPAPPTHGDVAVTLAADVRNPLLGKRGATAVFAPQKGARPEQLPELERNLRRWARAVHRAVGKRLSRIPGAGAAGGLAFGLLAHFPQAQLVSGAELVMQQVGFYNALPTADLVLTGEGRLDASTLHGKLVFRVLRAAWRAHVPVAVVCGEFAGDLARLRRFGTIACEALVSEGTSREEAMRRSAHLTEEKTAKLLMYG